A single genomic interval of Halobacillus halophilus DSM 2266 harbors:
- a CDS encoding diacylglycerol/lipid kinase family protein, which yields MFVIIINPKAGHGQAERLFRTIQKDPLYQNQKKNFQTHFTDYPGQAEKLTGDLCALYQDFLNYFIVIGGDGTLHEVINGAQHYPDLPIGFIPAGAGNDFARGIGQVTDGVSLFRKMVHAPKFQRIRTGTFTSNDGEAAKPRSFMNSIGFGMDGLIVEEANKSAFRKWAKYFRMTSFIYPLALLRVLPRLNPISIELKIDGRKIECKQATMVTITNHPYYGGGMKIAPNASIEKPTFQIIIVEPMSKWKILAFFKTVFTGRHIQQKEVHQWEGQDVHISSSEPLPFQVDGQSGECYECYIEKSTSERSIFVG from the coding sequence GTGTTTGTAATCATTATTAATCCTAAAGCAGGTCATGGACAGGCAGAGAGGTTATTTAGGACCATTCAAAAGGATCCTTTGTATCAGAATCAGAAAAAGAATTTTCAGACTCATTTTACTGATTATCCAGGTCAAGCCGAAAAATTGACGGGGGATCTTTGTGCTCTTTATCAAGACTTTCTAAATTACTTTATTGTGATCGGAGGGGATGGTACCCTTCATGAGGTAATAAATGGTGCGCAGCATTACCCTGATCTTCCTATTGGTTTTATCCCGGCTGGAGCTGGAAATGATTTCGCGAGAGGGATAGGACAGGTTACAGACGGCGTCTCTTTATTTCGCAAGATGGTTCATGCCCCAAAGTTTCAAAGAATCCGTACAGGCACCTTCACATCTAATGATGGGGAGGCAGCGAAACCGCGTTCTTTTATGAATAGTATTGGATTTGGCATGGACGGTCTAATAGTGGAAGAAGCCAATAAATCTGCTTTTCGTAAATGGGCCAAGTATTTTCGAATGACTTCATTTATATATCCACTGGCTCTGCTGAGAGTTTTACCAAGATTAAATCCTATTTCAATAGAATTAAAAATTGATGGCAGAAAGATCGAATGTAAACAAGCAACAATGGTTACTATTACAAACCACCCTTATTACGGAGGAGGAATGAAAATTGCTCCTAACGCAAGTATTGAAAAACCAACTTTTCAAATTATCATCGTAGAACCTATGTCTAAATGGAAAATACTAGCATTCTTTAAAACTGTATTTACAGGACGGCACATTCAACAAAAAGAAGTGCATCAGTGGGAAGGGCAAGACGTTCACATTTCTTCATCTGAGCCTTTACCTTTTCAAGTAGATGGACAGAGTGGGGAGTGTTATGAATGTTATATTGAAAAAAGCACTTCCGAAAGGTCGATTTTTGTAGGATAA
- the thpR gene encoding RNA 2',3'-cyclic phosphodiesterase: protein MSAHYFFGIKASTHIQKYLKEWQEILSKSMDYKVWTDPEDLHITIKFLGGCSDEIMKAYLNELKKQEWPESFFLKVGPAGYFGQLVKPRVFHAEVENETSLQIMKDQIDRTGEKFGFKKENRKFNPHITLAKKNAEGCSPLAKEAYSRVFDEEYSMRVEHFYLFRIHPDQNPKYEVVKKFDL from the coding sequence ATGAGTGCACACTATTTTTTTGGAATTAAAGCCTCTACTCACATACAAAAGTACTTGAAAGAATGGCAGGAGATCCTTTCTAAATCAATGGATTATAAGGTATGGACAGATCCTGAGGACTTACACATTACCATAAAGTTTTTAGGAGGATGTTCCGATGAAATAATGAAAGCTTATCTAAATGAGCTTAAAAAACAAGAGTGGCCGGAATCTTTTTTCTTAAAGGTGGGTCCAGCAGGCTATTTCGGGCAACTGGTTAAACCGCGAGTGTTTCATGCAGAGGTTGAAAATGAAACGTCACTACAAATCATGAAAGATCAAATTGATCGTACAGGTGAAAAGTTTGGATTCAAAAAAGAAAATAGAAAATTTAATCCTCATATCACGCTGGCTAAGAAGAACGCTGAAGGGTGCTCTCCATTAGCAAAAGAGGCATATTCCCGCGTTTTTGACGAGGAGTATTCAATGAGAGTTGAGCATTTTTATCTTTTTCGTATTCATCCTGATCAGAACCCAAAGTATGAAGTGGTCAAGAAATTTGACTTATAA
- a CDS encoding EAL domain-containing protein yields MSKDCQFCGTNFLIPESGSIVLNQKKSIKPLQLFVSHEDEETIIYRYKSKKELKTSLGVLLSSATTATSKDWLHILNLDSTQYLPISIQHLYERLDKPELGEIIQHGTFTSHLQPIVDMKNDEIYGYESLLRTEGENINPAELFSHAQRSGLQSMLDQKARRTAVKAKSDFLQKGQKIFINFLPSTIYVPEFCLQHTFQIVKEFNIDPADLVFEVVETEKITNVKHLKSILDTYKTSGMKVALDDVGAGYSTLEMLSLLKPDYLKIDRSYIQNCYEDLTSQDFLFQVMRRASNLGIKVLAEGIETRNEWDWLRELGVDYGQGYFIGKPAPLPKETINLLP; encoded by the coding sequence ATGTCGAAAGACTGTCAATTCTGCGGTACAAATTTCCTAATTCCAGAAAGTGGATCTATCGTACTAAATCAGAAAAAATCCATTAAACCGTTGCAGCTTTTTGTAAGTCATGAAGATGAGGAGACCATTATTTATAGGTATAAATCAAAGAAAGAACTTAAAACTTCGTTGGGAGTCTTGCTTTCATCAGCAACAACAGCAACTTCCAAAGACTGGCTGCATATTTTAAACTTAGATTCAACCCAGTATTTGCCAATTTCCATTCAGCACCTTTATGAAAGATTAGATAAACCTGAATTAGGAGAGATTATTCAGCATGGTACCTTCACCTCTCACTTACAGCCAATCGTAGACATGAAAAATGATGAAATCTATGGTTATGAATCTTTGCTCCGCACGGAAGGTGAGAACATAAATCCAGCTGAATTATTTTCCCATGCTCAGCGATCAGGTCTTCAATCCATGCTTGACCAAAAGGCACGCCGGACGGCTGTAAAGGCAAAGTCAGATTTTCTACAAAAGGGCCAGAAAATTTTTATTAACTTTCTCCCCTCCACCATCTATGTTCCTGAATTCTGCCTGCAACATACGTTCCAAATAGTAAAAGAGTTTAACATTGATCCTGCTGATTTAGTATTTGAAGTGGTTGAAACGGAAAAAATCACAAATGTAAAGCACCTAAAATCAATCTTAGATACATACAAAACGTCTGGGATGAAAGTTGCGTTAGACGACGTAGGGGCGGGATACAGTACACTCGAGATGTTAAGTTTGTTAAAGCCTGACTACTTAAAAATCGACCGTTCCTATATCCAAAATTGTTATGAGGACTTGACTAGTCAAGATTTTCTTTTTCAAGTTATGAGGCGTGCTTCAAACCTAGGTATTAAAGTTCTGGCAGAAGGCATTGAAACAAGAAACGAATGGGACTGGTTACGTGAACTTGGCGTTGACTATGGACAGGGGTACTTTATAGGTAAGCCTGCACCTCTTCCTAAGGAAACCATTAACCTTCTTCCTTAG